A genomic region of Nymphaea colorata isolate Beijing-Zhang1983 chromosome 2, ASM883128v2, whole genome shotgun sequence contains the following coding sequences:
- the LOC116248470 gene encoding VAN3-binding protein-like isoform X1, with translation MEENGTTTTTATTVSTSSSSSSSSSSSASNTPLQRSRPPVFEPPPEGPTEPMEFLARSWSVSALEVSKAITSPATAICKVKPSSSIPEEVAAELEDPSPAVAAGNPFSFASSATSQMVLERIMSQSQQDVSPRTSGRLSHSSGPLNGGGSFTDSPPLSPSEMDDIKFCRLSNTVQAHYRGKTVGRWLKDRREKKKEETRTHNAQVHAAICVAGVAAAVAAIAAATAASSKDDQSKTDVAVASAATLVAAQCVEAAESLGADRDHLTSVINSAVNVRTAGDIMTLTAAAATALRGVATLKARALKDVWNIAAVIPVEKGIGNNNGNGNNNQHSSFSEELAPEDNFLGVSTQELLARGGELLKRTRKGDLHWKLVSVYINRAGQVTLKMKSRHVAGTITKKKKNIVLEVCKDVEAWPGRHLLEGGEHRRYFGLRTAARGLVEFECRNQREYEIWTRGVSRLLIIAGEKKRPFV, from the exons ATGGAAGAAAACGGCACCactaccaccaccgccaccaccgtctcaacctcttcttcttcatcctcctcctcttcctcttccgcCTCTAACACCCCACTACAGAGATCCAGGCCGCCGGTCTTTGAGCCACCGCCGGAGGGGCCAACGGAGCCCATGGAGTTCCTGGCGAGGTCCTGGAGCGTCTCGGCTTTGGAGGTGTCCAAGGCCATCACTTCCCCCGCCACCGCCATCTGCAAGGTCAAGCCGAGCTCCTCCATCCCCGAGGAGGTCGCTGCCGAATTGGAGGACCCGTCTCCGGCCGTCGCTGCTGGAAACCCCTTCTCCTTCGCATCCTCCGCCACGTCTCAGATGGTCCTCGAGAGAATCATGTCTCAGTCT CAGCAAGACGTATCCCCTCGAACCTCAGGGAGGCTCTCTCACAGCAGCGGTCCTTTAAACGGAGGCGGGTCATTCACCGACAGCCCCCCTCTCTCCCCTTCTGAAATGGATGATATTAAG TTCTGCAGGCTGAGCAACACGGTCCAAGCTCATTACAGGGGGAAGACTGTGGGGAGATGGCTGAAAGAcaggagggagaagaagaaagaagagactcGAACACATAACGCACAAGTTCATGCAGCAATTTGCGTTGCTGGAGTAGCTGCAGCTGTAGCTGCAATTGCCGCCGCAACTGCTGCTTCCTCCAAAGATGATCAGTCCAAAACCGACGTAGCTGTTGCATCTGCTGCCACACTTGTGGCGGCGCAGTGTGTTGAGGCCGCAGAATCCCTGGGTGCAGATCGAGATCACCTGACCTCTGTTATCAATTCTGCAGTTAATGTTAGAACTGCTGGTGACATTATGACTTTAACAGCAGCGGCTGCGACAG CTCTGCGTGGAGTAGCAACTCTCAAGGCGAGGGCTCTCAAGGATGTTTGGAACATTGCCGCGGTGATACCGGTTGAGAAGGGAATAGGCAATAACAATGGTAATGGAAACAACAACCAACATTCTTCCTTCAGCGAGGAGCTTGCACCGGAGGACAATTTCCTTGGTGTCTCTACTCAAGAACTCCTGGCAAGAGGAGGGGAGCTTCTCAAACGTACTAGGAAGG GTGACCTTCATTGGAAGCTTGTCTCTGTTTATATTAACAGAGCGGGGCAG GTGACTCTTAAGATGAAGAGTAGGCATGTGGCAGGAACCAtcacgaagaagaaaaaga ATATAGTATTGGAGGTCTGTAAGGATGTTGAGGCATGGCCAGGGAGACATTTGCTTGAGGGTGGCGAACATCGCCGGTATTTCGGATTGAGAACAGCGGCTCGGGGACTGGTCGAGTTTGAGTGCAGGAATCAGAGGGAGTATGAGATATGGACTAGAGGGGTGTCTAGGCTGCTGATTATTGCCGGCGAAAAGAAGCGCCCGTTTGTTTGA
- the LOC116248470 gene encoding VAN3-binding protein-like isoform X2, translating into MEENGTTTTTATTVSTSSSSSSSSSSSASNTPLQRSRPPVFEPPPEGPTEPMEFLARSWSVSALEVSKAITSPATAICKVKPSSSIPEEVAAELEDPSPAVAAGNPFSFASSATSQMVLERIMSQSQDVSPRTSGRLSHSSGPLNGGGSFTDSPPLSPSEMDDIKFCRLSNTVQAHYRGKTVGRWLKDRREKKKEETRTHNAQVHAAICVAGVAAAVAAIAAATAASSKDDQSKTDVAVASAATLVAAQCVEAAESLGADRDHLTSVINSAVNVRTAGDIMTLTAAAATALRGVATLKARALKDVWNIAAVIPVEKGIGNNNGNGNNNQHSSFSEELAPEDNFLGVSTQELLARGGELLKRTRKGDLHWKLVSVYINRAGQVTLKMKSRHVAGTITKKKKNIVLEVCKDVEAWPGRHLLEGGEHRRYFGLRTAARGLVEFECRNQREYEIWTRGVSRLLIIAGEKKRPFV; encoded by the exons ATGGAAGAAAACGGCACCactaccaccaccgccaccaccgtctcaacctcttcttcttcatcctcctcctcttcctcttccgcCTCTAACACCCCACTACAGAGATCCAGGCCGCCGGTCTTTGAGCCACCGCCGGAGGGGCCAACGGAGCCCATGGAGTTCCTGGCGAGGTCCTGGAGCGTCTCGGCTTTGGAGGTGTCCAAGGCCATCACTTCCCCCGCCACCGCCATCTGCAAGGTCAAGCCGAGCTCCTCCATCCCCGAGGAGGTCGCTGCCGAATTGGAGGACCCGTCTCCGGCCGTCGCTGCTGGAAACCCCTTCTCCTTCGCATCCTCCGCCACGTCTCAGATGGTCCTCGAGAGAATCATGTCTCAGTCT CAAGACGTATCCCCTCGAACCTCAGGGAGGCTCTCTCACAGCAGCGGTCCTTTAAACGGAGGCGGGTCATTCACCGACAGCCCCCCTCTCTCCCCTTCTGAAATGGATGATATTAAG TTCTGCAGGCTGAGCAACACGGTCCAAGCTCATTACAGGGGGAAGACTGTGGGGAGATGGCTGAAAGAcaggagggagaagaagaaagaagagactcGAACACATAACGCACAAGTTCATGCAGCAATTTGCGTTGCTGGAGTAGCTGCAGCTGTAGCTGCAATTGCCGCCGCAACTGCTGCTTCCTCCAAAGATGATCAGTCCAAAACCGACGTAGCTGTTGCATCTGCTGCCACACTTGTGGCGGCGCAGTGTGTTGAGGCCGCAGAATCCCTGGGTGCAGATCGAGATCACCTGACCTCTGTTATCAATTCTGCAGTTAATGTTAGAACTGCTGGTGACATTATGACTTTAACAGCAGCGGCTGCGACAG CTCTGCGTGGAGTAGCAACTCTCAAGGCGAGGGCTCTCAAGGATGTTTGGAACATTGCCGCGGTGATACCGGTTGAGAAGGGAATAGGCAATAACAATGGTAATGGAAACAACAACCAACATTCTTCCTTCAGCGAGGAGCTTGCACCGGAGGACAATTTCCTTGGTGTCTCTACTCAAGAACTCCTGGCAAGAGGAGGGGAGCTTCTCAAACGTACTAGGAAGG GTGACCTTCATTGGAAGCTTGTCTCTGTTTATATTAACAGAGCGGGGCAG GTGACTCTTAAGATGAAGAGTAGGCATGTGGCAGGAACCAtcacgaagaagaaaaaga ATATAGTATTGGAGGTCTGTAAGGATGTTGAGGCATGGCCAGGGAGACATTTGCTTGAGGGTGGCGAACATCGCCGGTATTTCGGATTGAGAACAGCGGCTCGGGGACTGGTCGAGTTTGAGTGCAGGAATCAGAGGGAGTATGAGATATGGACTAGAGGGGTGTCTAGGCTGCTGATTATTGCCGGCGAAAAGAAGCGCCCGTTTGTTTGA